Proteins found in one Promicromonospora sukumoe genomic segment:
- a CDS encoding ABC transporter ATP-binding protein, translating into MTATTPAPSAPVAAPEPPVLAAVDVTKHFAVRSAVGARSVVRAVEGATLDLHRGRVVALVGESGSGKTTLARLLAGFYAPTSGEIVLEGAPVRQRRGRVERGYHKDVQLIFQDPFGSLNPLHRVRHNLERPLKLHHGVRGKAELDRRVRELLERVALSPVEQFVDKFPHELSGGQRQRVVIARALAVEPKVLLGDEPISMLDVSIRLEMLNLLDRLRTEDGLALLYITHDIASARYLCDDIVVMYAGEMVEGGPKEQVIADPQHPYTRLLVESSPDPGRGARDREALFDADADGLGEPPSLIDPPPGCRFHPRCPFAMDVCRTQAPPRADLGDGRWARCWLHADRTTAQENE; encoded by the coding sequence ATGACCGCGACCACCCCCGCGCCGTCGGCCCCCGTCGCCGCGCCGGAACCGCCCGTGCTGGCCGCCGTCGACGTGACCAAGCACTTCGCCGTCCGCTCCGCCGTCGGCGCCCGCTCGGTGGTGCGCGCCGTTGAGGGCGCCACGCTCGACCTGCACCGCGGGCGCGTGGTGGCGCTGGTGGGGGAGTCGGGCAGCGGCAAGACGACGCTCGCGCGGCTGCTCGCCGGGTTCTACGCCCCCACCAGCGGCGAGATCGTCCTGGAGGGCGCGCCCGTCCGGCAGCGGCGCGGGCGTGTGGAGCGCGGCTACCACAAGGACGTGCAGCTCATCTTCCAGGACCCGTTCGGGTCGCTGAACCCGCTGCACCGGGTGCGGCACAACCTGGAGCGGCCCCTCAAGCTGCACCACGGGGTGCGCGGCAAGGCGGAGCTGGACCGGCGGGTGCGCGAGCTGCTGGAGCGCGTGGCCCTGTCGCCCGTCGAGCAGTTCGTGGACAAGTTCCCGCACGAGCTGTCCGGCGGGCAGCGGCAGCGCGTCGTCATCGCCCGGGCGCTCGCCGTCGAGCCCAAGGTGCTGCTCGGCGACGAGCCCATCTCGATGCTCGACGTGTCCATCCGCCTGGAGATGCTCAACCTGCTCGACCGGCTGCGCACCGAGGACGGCCTCGCGCTGCTCTACATCACCCACGACATCGCCAGCGCCCGCTACCTCTGCGACGACATCGTGGTGATGTACGCCGGCGAGATGGTCGAGGGCGGACCCAAGGAGCAGGTCATCGCCGACCCGCAGCACCCGTACACGCGGCTGCTCGTGGAGTCGTCGCCCGACCCGGGCCGCGGCGCGCGGGACCGGGAGGCCCTGTTCGACGCCGACGCCGACGGCCTGGGCGAGCCGCCCAGCCTCATCGACCCGCCGCCCGGCTGCCGGTTCCACCCGCGCTGCCCGTTCGCCATGGACGTGTGCCGCACCCAGGCGCCGCCGCGCGCCGACCTCGGCGACGGCCGCTGGGCCCGCTGCTGGCTACACGCCGACCGCACCACCGCACAGGAGAACGAGTGA
- a CDS encoding ABC transporter ATP-binding protein: MVTQIMSDAEQGTTDTVSDVLHVTGLTVEYVTDGDPVRACADVTFTLRRGEILGVAGESGSGKSTLITALTRLQRPPAVTTAGSIVFHPRDGGPAIDLVTASPRALRALRWTSLSIVLQSAMDALNPVMRLGAQFADALRTHDRTLSKDAAWARAAELLATVGISGDRARSYPHELSGGMRQRASIALALACGPELVVMDEPTTAVDVVMQRQILAQVLRLRRTLGFAVVFVTHDLSLLLELADRIAIMYAGRIVELGTARELYDDPRHPYTRGLRDSFPPLHAPLTRLTGIPGTPPDLRRPPSGCPFHPRCAARFEGCDTHLPELITKGGHAVACRLHEPTERPDPAPDSASGPASDTRPDRTEGGAS, from the coding sequence ATGGTCACCCAGATCATGTCCGACGCCGAGCAGGGCACCACCGACACCGTCTCCGACGTCCTGCACGTCACCGGCCTGACCGTCGAGTACGTGACCGACGGCGACCCGGTGCGCGCCTGTGCCGACGTCACCTTCACGCTGCGCCGCGGCGAGATCCTCGGCGTCGCGGGCGAGTCCGGCTCCGGCAAGTCCACGCTGATCACCGCCCTCACGCGGCTGCAGCGGCCGCCCGCCGTCACCACCGCGGGCAGCATCGTGTTCCACCCGCGTGACGGCGGACCCGCGATCGACCTGGTCACCGCGAGTCCCCGCGCGCTCCGGGCGCTGCGCTGGACCTCCCTGTCGATCGTGCTGCAGAGCGCCATGGACGCCCTGAACCCCGTGATGCGGCTCGGCGCTCAGTTCGCCGACGCGCTGCGCACCCACGACCGGACCCTGAGCAAGGACGCCGCCTGGGCGCGCGCCGCCGAGCTGCTCGCCACGGTCGGCATCTCGGGGGACCGGGCGCGCAGCTACCCGCACGAGCTGTCCGGCGGCATGCGGCAGCGCGCCAGCATCGCGCTGGCGCTCGCGTGCGGCCCGGAGCTGGTGGTCATGGACGAGCCGACGACGGCGGTCGACGTCGTCATGCAGCGGCAGATCCTGGCCCAGGTGCTGCGGCTGCGCCGGACGCTGGGGTTCGCCGTCGTCTTCGTGACGCACGACCTGTCCCTGCTGCTGGAGCTCGCCGACCGGATCGCCATCATGTACGCCGGCCGGATCGTCGAGCTCGGCACCGCGCGGGAGCTCTATGACGACCCCCGCCACCCCTACACGCGCGGGCTGCGCGACTCGTTCCCGCCGCTGCACGCGCCCCTGACGCGGCTCACCGGGATCCCGGGCACGCCGCCCGACCTGCGCCGTCCGCCGTCGGGGTGCCCGTTCCACCCGCGGTGCGCCGCCCGGTTCGAGGGGTGCGACACGCACCTGCCGGAGCTGATCACCAAGGGCGGGCACGCCGTCGCGTGCCGGCTGCACGAGCCGACGGAGAGACCGGACCCGGCACCTGACTCGGCGTCCGGCCCGGCGTCCGACACGAGGCCCGACCGCACCGAAGGAGGAGCGTCATGA
- a CDS encoding ABC transporter permease: MRPSSRGSGLLKGWKVRVGLSVIGFFVLLALLGPWLTSSIPGLDPRANDLTAIGLPPSADHWLGTTQFGQDVLAQTIEGARGSLFVGFLSAVIGTSLAILVGLPAGYFGGRTDSWLNFLSNLFIVMPVLPLILIVAGYMQGTGLWVIALIIGFFGWSGGARTIRAQAMSVSNRDFVLAMRTLGEPHHRLLFHEVLPHLTGWIAAMFLSGVIGGVMAEAGLAFLGISDSGAISWGTMIQAAQQQSAVLRGMWWWFVPPGLCIALVATAATLVNFGVDELANPKLRTVRRSVVRRTRDRANETAVGSDA; the protein is encoded by the coding sequence GTGCGTCCTTCGTCTCGCGGGTCAGGACTCCTGAAGGGCTGGAAGGTCCGTGTCGGCCTCTCCGTCATCGGCTTCTTCGTGCTCCTCGCGCTGCTCGGGCCTTGGCTGACGTCGAGCATCCCCGGCCTCGACCCCCGCGCCAACGACCTCACGGCCATCGGCCTGCCGCCGAGCGCCGACCACTGGCTCGGCACCACCCAGTTCGGCCAGGACGTGCTGGCCCAGACCATCGAGGGCGCGCGCGGCTCCCTGTTCGTCGGGTTCCTGTCGGCGGTCATCGGCACGTCGCTCGCGATCCTCGTCGGGCTGCCCGCCGGGTACTTCGGCGGCCGCACCGACTCCTGGCTCAACTTCCTGTCCAACCTGTTCATCGTGATGCCGGTGCTACCCCTGATCCTCATCGTCGCCGGGTACATGCAGGGCACGGGGCTGTGGGTCATCGCGCTGATCATCGGCTTCTTCGGCTGGTCGGGCGGCGCCCGGACCATCCGCGCGCAGGCCATGAGCGTGTCCAACCGCGACTTCGTGCTCGCGATGCGCACCCTCGGCGAGCCGCACCACCGGCTCCTGTTCCACGAGGTGCTGCCGCACCTGACCGGCTGGATCGCCGCGATGTTCCTGTCGGGTGTCATCGGCGGCGTCATGGCCGAGGCGGGCCTCGCCTTCCTCGGCATCTCCGACTCCGGCGCGATCAGCTGGGGCACCATGATCCAGGCCGCCCAGCAGCAGAGCGCCGTGCTGCGCGGGATGTGGTGGTGGTTCGTGCCGCCGGGGCTCTGCATCGCCCTGGTCGCGACGGCCGCGACGCTGGTGAACTTCGGCGTCGACGAGCTGGCCAACCCCAAGCTGCGCACGGTGCGGCGCTCCGTGGTGCGCCGGACCCGGGACCGCGCCAACGAGACCGCCGTAGGGAGCGATGCCTGA
- a CDS encoding ABC transporter permease, translated as MTTTEAPAPASGPGPAPSAATDPPAAVRAVRRWGFLLRRLGFYAAAAAAAIVLNFLLPRLMPGDPSSAIVEELQRVSGQQVPPETLESIRAIFGDPDQNLAEQFVGYLGQLARFDLGVSVVNFPVPVSELVLQALPWTLLLVGTTTVLAFVLGTGLGVIAGWKAGSRLDSILTPLTAFLSSVPYFWVALLALWVFGFVLGWFPLSGGYDANLAEGFNLPFLASVMHYGALPAATIVFSAFGGWLLGMRNMTVTTVREDYVLLAQAKGLSRGRVILRYAARNAMLPSFTGFAMALGGVIGGALLTETVFSYPGIGYLLFESLNKRDYPMMQGVFLIVTLATLLANLLADSLYVVLDPRIREQG; from the coding sequence ATGACGACGACGGAGGCGCCCGCCCCGGCGTCCGGGCCCGGCCCGGCGCCGTCGGCCGCCACGGACCCGCCCGCCGCGGTGCGGGCCGTGCGCCGCTGGGGGTTCCTGCTGCGCCGGCTCGGCTTCTACGCCGCCGCGGCGGCCGCCGCGATCGTGCTCAACTTCCTGCTGCCGCGCCTCATGCCCGGCGACCCGTCGTCCGCCATCGTGGAGGAGCTGCAGCGGGTCAGCGGGCAGCAGGTGCCGCCGGAGACCCTGGAGAGCATCCGGGCGATCTTCGGCGACCCCGACCAGAACCTCGCCGAGCAGTTCGTGGGGTACCTGGGGCAGCTCGCGCGGTTCGACCTGGGCGTCTCCGTCGTCAACTTTCCCGTCCCCGTGAGCGAGCTCGTGCTCCAGGCGCTCCCGTGGACGCTCCTGCTGGTCGGCACCACGACCGTGCTCGCCTTCGTGCTCGGCACGGGCCTCGGCGTCATCGCCGGGTGGAAGGCCGGCAGCCGGCTCGACTCGATCCTCACGCCGCTGACGGCGTTCCTGTCGTCCGTGCCGTACTTCTGGGTGGCGCTGCTGGCCCTGTGGGTGTTCGGGTTCGTGCTCGGCTGGTTCCCGCTGTCCGGCGGCTACGACGCCAACCTCGCCGAGGGCTTCAACCTGCCCTTCCTCGCCTCGGTCATGCACTACGGGGCGCTGCCGGCCGCGACCATCGTGTTCTCCGCGTTCGGCGGCTGGCTGCTCGGCATGCGGAACATGACCGTGACCACCGTGCGGGAGGACTACGTGCTGCTCGCCCAGGCCAAGGGCCTCTCCCGCGGCCGCGTGATCCTGCGGTACGCCGCGCGCAACGCGATGCTGCCGAGCTTTACCGGGTTCGCGATGGCGCTCGGCGGCGTGATCGGCGGGGCGCTGCTGACCGAGACCGTGTTCAGCTACCCCGGCATCGGCTACCTGCTGTTCGAGTCCCTCAACAAGCGCGACTACCCGATGATGCAGGGGGTCTTCCTCATCGTGACGCTCGCGACCCTGCTCGCCAACCTCCTGGCCGACTCCCTCTACGTGGTGCTCGACCCGCGCATCCGGGAACAGGGGTGA
- a CDS encoding ABC transporter substrate-binding protein: MGHARSVGRRVSALVVSLVLLTSACAGGSSSGDGTAGGRDDTMIYGKTDGGTTFVHNYNVVGPAIDKAPNMELVYEPLMRIDYSNGAVVEPWLAESWEFDDAGTTLTVHLRDGVTFSDGEPFTADDAVFSLNLPIEQPEFSIAGVTYEKADKVDDLTFTVTFAEPSFATLKQFANILLPMVPEHVWADQDLNTWTNPEPIGTGPFTLGEFKPQQVTLAARDDYWGGELPMSTYKIIPTSADAAKAQLLRGDIDIAQGSWANGEQEYTAKDPEHNLYQLYPNGGAMSAMFNAGRPPFDDVHVRRALAMTMDRSAITTTLQRPGTEAGPTGLNATVYADWVDPELAEPWPIDAEAAKAELADGGWTVEDGALVKDGESYRPSILFNNDWDWGSYADILINGWRDSLGIEVKPAGQPTAGFYDAMNLGDFDLAAASTGGAGVYGVYSFLDGDFVVPVGESATLNQGRWSNPEADEIIAAMESTDDEAELKELGLRMQELVVDEVPFSPLYDNFYFVEINAKRWSGWPTPDNFDHIPFVGMGPDLILTMLDLEPAEG, translated from the coding sequence ATGGGACACGCACGATCGGTCGGACGGCGCGTTTCAGCGCTGGTCGTCTCACTCGTCCTGCTCACCTCGGCCTGTGCGGGCGGCTCGTCGTCCGGCGACGGGACCGCGGGCGGGCGCGACGACACGATGATCTACGGCAAGACGGACGGCGGCACCACGTTCGTCCACAACTACAACGTGGTGGGCCCCGCCATCGACAAGGCGCCCAACATGGAGCTGGTCTACGAGCCGCTCATGCGGATCGACTACAGCAACGGCGCCGTCGTCGAGCCGTGGCTCGCGGAGAGCTGGGAGTTCGACGACGCCGGCACCACCCTGACGGTCCACCTGCGCGACGGCGTCACCTTCTCCGACGGCGAGCCCTTCACGGCCGACGACGCCGTCTTCTCCCTGAACCTGCCGATCGAGCAGCCGGAGTTCTCGATCGCGGGCGTCACCTACGAGAAAGCCGACAAGGTCGACGACCTGACGTTCACCGTCACGTTCGCCGAGCCGTCGTTCGCCACCCTGAAGCAGTTCGCCAACATCCTGCTGCCGATGGTGCCCGAGCACGTCTGGGCCGACCAGGACCTCAACACCTGGACCAACCCCGAGCCGATCGGCACCGGCCCGTTCACCCTCGGCGAGTTCAAGCCGCAGCAGGTCACGCTCGCCGCGCGGGACGACTACTGGGGCGGCGAGCTGCCCATGTCCACCTACAAGATCATCCCCACCAGCGCCGACGCCGCCAAGGCGCAGCTCCTGCGCGGGGACATCGACATCGCGCAGGGCTCGTGGGCCAACGGCGAGCAGGAGTACACGGCCAAGGACCCGGAGCACAACCTGTACCAGCTCTACCCGAACGGCGGCGCGATGTCGGCCATGTTCAACGCCGGCCGGCCCCCGTTCGACGACGTCCACGTGCGCCGCGCCCTGGCGATGACCATGGACCGGTCCGCCATCACGACGACGCTCCAGCGGCCCGGCACCGAAGCCGGCCCCACCGGGCTCAACGCGACGGTGTACGCCGACTGGGTGGACCCGGAGCTCGCCGAGCCGTGGCCGATCGACGCCGAGGCGGCCAAGGCCGAGCTCGCCGACGGCGGCTGGACCGTCGAGGACGGCGCCCTGGTCAAGGACGGCGAGAGCTACCGGCCCTCGATCCTGTTCAACAACGACTGGGACTGGGGCAGCTACGCCGACATCCTCATCAACGGCTGGCGCGACTCGCTCGGCATCGAGGTCAAGCCCGCGGGCCAGCCGACGGCGGGCTTCTACGACGCGATGAACCTCGGCGACTTCGACCTCGCCGCGGCGTCGACGGGCGGGGCCGGTGTCTACGGCGTGTACAGCTTCCTGGACGGCGACTTCGTGGTCCCGGTGGGGGAGTCGGCGACGCTCAACCAGGGTCGCTGGTCGAACCCGGAGGCCGACGAGATCATCGCCGCGATGGAGAGCACCGACGACGAGGCCGAGCTCAAGGAGCTGGGCCTGCGGATGCAGGAGCTCGTGGTCGACGAGGTGCCGTTCAGCCCGCTGTACGACAACTTCTACTTCGTCGAGATCAACGCGAAGCGCTGGTCGGGCTGGCCGACGCCGGACAACTTCGACCACATCCCGTTCGTCGGCATGGGGCCGGACCTCATCCTCACGATGCTCGACCTCGAGCCGGCGGAGGGCTGA
- a CDS encoding NADP-dependent oxidoreductase — protein MRAARYHRYGDVETLVVEQAPDPHPGSGEVRIRVAAAGVNPVDWKVRSGAVREALPMDLPAIPGRDAAGVVDEIGPGVSGVQIGDRVFGLGGVTGATAELALLSAWAPVPDAWSDEQAAAAGLASVTALGGLRALGDLRGRTLLIEGAAGGVGSAAVEIAVAQGATVIGTASERNHAFLTSLGAVPTTYGAGLAERLADLAPQGVDLALDTAASGSLADLVAIVGDPARVSTVADHLGAGRLGVQVANAVNDPTLLAEAAELGRQGRYTPQVERTFALDEITKAHGYGEEGHVQGKVVVVI, from the coding sequence ATGCGCGCAGCGCGCTACCACCGGTACGGCGACGTCGAGACCCTCGTGGTCGAGCAGGCGCCGGACCCGCACCCCGGGTCCGGCGAGGTCCGCATCCGCGTGGCCGCGGCCGGCGTGAACCCGGTCGACTGGAAGGTGCGGTCCGGTGCGGTGCGCGAGGCGCTCCCCATGGACCTGCCCGCGATCCCGGGGCGGGACGCCGCCGGTGTGGTCGACGAGATCGGGCCCGGTGTTTCGGGTGTGCAGATCGGGGACCGGGTCTTCGGGCTGGGTGGCGTCACGGGCGCGACGGCGGAGCTGGCCCTGCTCTCGGCGTGGGCCCCCGTGCCCGATGCGTGGTCCGACGAGCAGGCGGCCGCCGCGGGCCTGGCCTCCGTGACGGCGCTCGGCGGGCTGCGGGCACTCGGTGACCTGCGCGGACGCACGCTGCTGATCGAGGGCGCCGCGGGCGGCGTGGGCAGCGCCGCCGTCGAGATCGCCGTGGCCCAGGGCGCGACCGTGATCGGGACGGCGAGCGAGCGCAACCACGCGTTCCTCACCTCGCTCGGCGCCGTGCCGACGACCTACGGCGCGGGCCTGGCCGAGCGTCTTGCCGACCTCGCGCCGCAGGGCGTCGACCTCGCCCTGGACACCGCGGCGTCGGGCTCCCTGGCCGACCTCGTCGCGATCGTGGGCGACCCGGCCCGGGTGTCGACCGTCGCCGACCACCTGGGCGCCGGGCGGCTGGGCGTGCAGGTGGCGAACGCGGTGAACGACCCGACACTGCTCGCCGAGGCCGCCGAGCTGGGCCGGCAGGGGCGGTACACGCCGCAGGTCGAGCGGACCTTCGCGCTGGACGAGATCACCAAGGCGCACGGCTACGGCGAGGAAGGGCACGTGCAGGGGAAGGTCGTGGTGGTGATCTGA
- a CDS encoding DUF6879 family protein, which translates to MLAGEEFGRLFETFERSAFRLETLAVYDVEDEQEEIARFLAGEDMGPEWSDNPWIRSMTDTGRTVSRVHVLRSPLTDYLRYELSAYPGNIAAGESIGIIDLTEAHVTGLPDHDFWLFDDRQVYRMHYTPEGKFLGGELLPEERLGEYLAWRDLALAYAVPFAAYWERRS; encoded by the coding sequence GTGCTCGCAGGTGAAGAGTTCGGCCGCCTCTTCGAGACGTTCGAACGCAGCGCTTTCAGGTTGGAGACGCTGGCCGTGTACGACGTGGAGGACGAACAGGAAGAGATCGCGCGGTTCCTGGCGGGCGAGGACATGGGCCCGGAATGGTCCGACAACCCATGGATTCGCTCGATGACGGATACAGGTAGGACGGTCTCGCGTGTGCATGTCCTGCGCTCCCCGCTGACGGACTACCTGCGCTACGAACTGTCTGCCTACCCCGGGAACATCGCCGCCGGGGAATCCATCGGGATCATCGACCTGACCGAGGCCCACGTGACGGGCCTGCCTGACCACGACTTCTGGCTCTTCGACGACCGGCAGGTCTATCGCATGCACTACACGCCAGAAGGCAAGTTTCTCGGCGGTGAGCTTCTGCCCGAGGAACGACTCGGGGAGTACCTGGCGTGGCGCGATCTGGCGCTCGCCTACGCCGTGCCGTTTGCTGCGTACTGGGAGCGGCGCTCCTGA
- a CDS encoding helix-turn-helix domain-containing protein has protein sequence MARSGARLRRAVCCVLGAALLTGESIGRALRALREASGLTGDVVARRASMSAGKLSKIENGRTLPTVQDVELILSSFGVSAEVKEQFLATARAEVTEATAWRLLRRMGPWKHQKTIKAIEANTTTLRLFQGQLIPGLLQTPEYASAVFSLPPALPEETRARTVSARLARQATLYEPDRSFHFVVCEHVLRWLVCEPAVMATQLDRLVSLSRLPNVTLGVVPLVGRMPDFPMTCFSIHDDRLVLVETFHSEVTTRDPRDIETYVDTFTRFAAAAVYDSEMCTLVESIRDDFLPQQEST, from the coding sequence GTGGCGCGATCTGGCGCTCGCCTACGCCGTGCCGTTTGCTGCGTACTGGGAGCGGCGCTCCTGACCGGGGAATCCATCGGAAGGGCCCTGCGGGCGCTGCGCGAGGCATCAGGACTGACCGGTGACGTGGTGGCCCGCAGGGCTTCGATGTCCGCGGGCAAGCTGTCGAAGATCGAGAACGGGCGGACACTGCCCACCGTGCAGGATGTTGAACTGATCCTGTCTTCCTTCGGCGTATCCGCCGAGGTGAAGGAGCAGTTTCTCGCCACGGCTCGCGCGGAGGTCACCGAGGCCACAGCCTGGCGCCTGTTGCGCCGAATGGGCCCCTGGAAACACCAGAAGACCATCAAGGCGATCGAGGCGAACACCACAACACTTCGCCTGTTTCAAGGTCAGCTCATCCCCGGGCTGCTTCAGACGCCGGAGTACGCGAGTGCGGTGTTCTCGCTCCCACCGGCTCTGCCAGAAGAAACTAGGGCCCGGACCGTCTCGGCACGGCTCGCCCGCCAGGCCACGCTCTACGAGCCCGACCGCTCTTTTCATTTCGTGGTCTGCGAGCACGTACTGCGCTGGTTGGTCTGCGAGCCCGCGGTCATGGCAACACAGCTCGACCGGCTGGTCTCCCTGTCGCGACTGCCCAACGTCACCCTTGGTGTCGTCCCATTGGTGGGCAGGATGCCGGACTTCCCGATGACCTGCTTCAGCATTCACGACGACCGGCTGGTGCTCGTCGAGACGTTCCACTCGGAGGTCACGACCCGGGACCCGCGCGACATAGAAACCTATGTCGATACCTTCACGCGTTTCGCCGCGGCGGCGGTCTACGACAGCGAGATGTGCACCTTGGTCGAGAGCATTCGGGACGACTTCTTGCCGCAACAGGAAAGCACCTAG
- a CDS encoding HAD family hydrolase: METTAAHGVSTSTKHLIALDIDGTLVGRDDKVRGETVRALELVRASGHQVVLATGRSLVGLVSVARRLGLSEGWAVCSNGAVTVRLDRAAPSGHEVIECRTFAPGPVVRQAWKLAPGLHVAVEEIGWGWRVSRQLAPGLLNGPQKLTRLDELLAEPASRVVLHADRMTARGEGLHRLGATVTPAGPDWLDVTAPGTSKATALELVRQRLGIPVERTLAVGDGVNDIPMLSWAARSVAMGHAPDAVRTAAAEVTGSISVEGVVPILRSLVPGHALRPDLSPLAAQLLAAVHTAPTRSPGRLVVRVWHGSGPGLAGCAIYVLRGGRWERHAPVPSGTSTTMRDVERAAREAGLTYPRGEEGRRRAHWRTAPIDRPEASAAFELPLTPPERPPLP; the protein is encoded by the coding sequence ATGGAAACAACTGCGGCACACGGCGTCAGTACGTCGACGAAGCACCTGATCGCACTCGACATCGACGGCACGCTGGTCGGCAGGGACGACAAGGTCCGCGGCGAGACGGTGCGAGCACTGGAACTGGTGCGGGCCAGCGGCCACCAGGTCGTGCTCGCGACGGGTAGGTCACTCGTCGGCCTGGTCTCGGTCGCACGCCGGCTTGGCCTGAGCGAGGGCTGGGCGGTCTGCTCCAACGGCGCGGTGACGGTTCGGCTCGACCGCGCTGCGCCGTCGGGACACGAGGTGATCGAGTGCCGCACGTTCGCGCCCGGACCGGTGGTTCGGCAGGCCTGGAAGCTGGCGCCGGGGTTGCACGTCGCGGTGGAGGAGATCGGTTGGGGCTGGCGTGTGAGTCGTCAGCTCGCCCCTGGTCTGCTGAACGGACCACAGAAGCTGACCCGGCTCGATGAGCTGCTGGCCGAGCCGGCATCGCGGGTCGTGCTTCACGCCGATCGCATGACCGCGCGCGGCGAGGGTCTGCACCGTCTCGGCGCGACCGTGACGCCTGCGGGACCCGACTGGCTCGACGTCACCGCACCCGGCACGAGCAAGGCGACCGCGCTCGAACTCGTCCGGCAGCGTCTCGGCATCCCGGTCGAACGAACCTTGGCGGTCGGCGACGGCGTCAACGACATCCCCATGCTGAGCTGGGCAGCACGCAGTGTGGCGATGGGGCACGCGCCCGATGCCGTGCGGACGGCCGCCGCAGAGGTCACGGGTTCCATCTCCGTCGAGGGTGTCGTCCCGATCCTGCGGTCTCTCGTTCCGGGACACGCACTCCGGCCGGACCTGTCACCGCTGGCTGCACAGCTTCTCGCGGCCGTCCACACCGCCCCCACACGGTCGCCGGGTCGGTTGGTGGTGCGGGTCTGGCACGGCTCCGGCCCAGGCCTTGCAGGCTGCGCGATCTACGTGCTGCGGGGAGGTCGATGGGAACGGCACGCCCCGGTCCCTTCGGGTACCTCGACCACGATGCGCGACGTCGAACGCGCGGCCCGGGAGGCCGGGCTGACATACCCCCGGGGAGAGGAAGGACGGCGGCGAGCCCACTGGCGCACGGCCCCGATAGACCGCCCGGAGGCGTCGGCCGCGTTCGAGCTCCCCTTGACCCCACCAGAGCGACCGCCACTCCCCTGA
- a CDS encoding TIGR02452 family protein, with protein sequence MTSPTRSRDRNRALAAQTMDAVQTGGYDVNGRHVTIAAQVSAAVAGTRLILPDAPLPESTTWSGPTTVEVTDESSLAAARRLGPGTACLVFASARNPGGGFLNGAQAQEEAIARSSALYAAQTTVPEFYEHHRREASLVYSDRIIVSPDVPVFRDDDGALLAEPYPVTFLTAAAPNRSAVERNQPAAVRDVVPSLFRRAARVLDVAAAHGSRRLVLGAWGCGVFGNDAADVASAFAQALAGPPRFEQVTFAILDHRPGRPVLGAFERSLEKPTARA encoded by the coding sequence GTGACGTCGCCCACCCGCAGCCGGGACCGAAACCGCGCCCTGGCAGCCCAGACCATGGACGCCGTGCAGACGGGCGGCTACGACGTCAACGGACGGCACGTCACCATCGCGGCGCAGGTGAGCGCCGCCGTCGCCGGGACCCGCCTGATCCTCCCGGACGCACCGCTGCCGGAATCCACCACCTGGTCCGGCCCCACCACCGTCGAGGTGACCGACGAGTCCAGCCTCGCCGCCGCGCGACGCCTCGGCCCGGGCACCGCATGCCTGGTCTTCGCGTCGGCGCGCAACCCGGGCGGCGGTTTCCTCAACGGCGCGCAGGCCCAGGAGGAGGCGATCGCGCGCAGCTCGGCGCTGTACGCGGCCCAGACGACCGTGCCCGAGTTCTACGAGCACCACCGCCGCGAGGCGTCTCTGGTCTACAGCGACCGGATCATCGTCTCCCCCGACGTCCCCGTCTTCCGGGACGACGACGGCGCCCTGCTCGCCGAGCCCTACCCGGTCACGTTCCTGACGGCCGCGGCCCCGAACCGATCGGCCGTCGAGCGCAACCAGCCCGCTGCCGTCCGCGACGTCGTCCCGTCCCTGTTCCGCAGGGCGGCCCGCGTGCTCGACGTCGCTGCCGCCCACGGCAGCCGCCGCCTCGTGCTGGGCGCGTGGGGCTGCGGGGTCTTCGGCAACGACGCGGCCGACGTCGCGAGTGCCTTCGCACAGGCCCTCGCCGGTCCGCCGAGGTTCGAACAGGTCACCTTCGCGATCCTGGATCACCGGCCCGGCCGGCCGGTGCTCGGTGCTTTCGAGCGGTCCCTGGAGAAGCCGACGGCGCGGGCGTGA
- a CDS encoding winged helix-turn-helix transcriptional regulator, which produces MTTKEPETRQWTVFSASCPSRESLARIANKWTAMIVILLHGAPLRFSELHGQVGGITKKVLVDTLRALERDGMVERFRDADDAARYRLTRLGRTLHEPLLALEVWAEAHVEEVLEAQSRYDSVLDDQILTNLGPADTAGRLPSA; this is translated from the coding sequence GTGACCACGAAGGAGCCCGAGACACGGCAGTGGACCGTCTTCTCGGCCAGCTGTCCGTCCCGCGAGTCCCTCGCACGGATCGCCAACAAGTGGACGGCGATGATCGTCATCCTTCTGCACGGCGCACCGCTCCGCTTCTCGGAGCTGCACGGGCAGGTGGGCGGAATCACCAAGAAGGTGCTGGTCGACACGCTGCGTGCACTCGAACGGGACGGCATGGTCGAGCGCTTCCGTGACGCCGACGACGCGGCGCGCTACCGGCTCACCCGGCTCGGCCGGACCCTCCACGAGCCGCTGCTCGCCCTGGAGGTCTGGGCCGAGGCACACGTCGAGGAGGTGTTGGAGGCCCAGTCCCGGTACGACAGCGTGCTCGACGACCAGATCCTGACGAACCTGGGTCCGGCCGACACCGCTGGGCGGCTGCCTTCGGCCTGA